From the Actinomadura luzonensis genome, the window AAAGGTCAGGCAGATGGTGGCCCGAGGTCAGGGGGATCCACCAGGGGCGGAAGGCGGCGAGGTGGGTGGCCAAGGCGAGGCGCCGGTCGCAGCAGCGGGCGCTCGCGGCGAGGTACTGGAAGACGTGGCAGGACAGGGCGGCGCGGCCGACATTCGTAATGGTGGTCAGGGCGGGGCCCGGGGGTGGTGCGGTGGGACAGGTCAGGCCCTTGTGGACCGCGCCTCGGTACTGGAGGTGTTGGTGCCGAGCGGGCCCGTGACGGCGATGCCGCGGAGGGCGTGCAGGGCTTCGACGCGTTTGCCCGCGTCCACCGGCGGCGCTCGGCCGGATGCCGCTGACCTCCTCGTACGCGACGAGATCGGGGCTACGGGGTGTACGAAGCTTGATCGGTCCGGCATGCTGAGGGCGAGGGTTTCCGTCACGGTCACGCGTCCCTGAGGGGCGGGCATGAGCAGCTCCACACCCTGGTGCATCGTCGGTCTGGACAACGGCGGCAACGCCAACAATGCGACCGTCCTGGACGGCTCCGGGCGGTTCCTGGTGGACGGGATGGTCGAGTCGCCCAGCAGGGTGCGGGAAGGGCCCAAGGCGGCGTTGCAGGCGCTGGCGGAGGCGATGGAGCGGGTGCTGGAGGTCACCGGGGTACGCAGGTCGGCGGTGGCGGGGGTGGGGCTGGACACTCCTGGGCCGGCCAGCGCGGACGGGGTCATCTCGTCGCGGGGGTCCACCAATTTCCTGCATCCGGAGTGGGCCGGGTTCGACATCCGGACGGCGCTCGAGGAGCTGCTGCAACTGCCCGTCGTGTACAGCAACGACGCGAACGCGGCGGCGCTCTACGCGCACTACACGTACTTCGGGCCGGAGCGGGCGGGACGCGCGTCGTCGGTGTCGGCGATCGTCGGGACGGGGCTGGGCGGCGGGGTCGTCGAGGCCGGGCAGGTCGTACGGGGGGCGGCGGGCATGGCCGGGGAGCTCGGGCACATCCCGCTTCCGTCGGCCGGGCTGCTGGAGGACGGGCAGGCGCTGCCGGCGTGCAACTGCGGGAACGCGGGCGATGTCGAGAGCTTCGCGTCGCTGACCGGGATCGAGAAGAATCTGCTGCCGTACTGGATCGCGAAATATCCGGATCATCCGCTGGCCGCCGAACCGCTTCCCGTGGCGGCCCGGGCGCTCCGGGCGTACGCGGAGCGGGAGGATCCGCTCGCGTTGAGCGTTTTCGAGCAGCAGGCCAAGGCGCTCGGGATGCTCTTCACCATCGCGGCCAACTTCACCGATCCGCACGCCTACTTCGTGGGCGGTGGGGTCGTGGCGGCCAAGGCGCGGTTCCGGGAGTGGCTGCTGGAGCGGGTGCGGGTGCACACGGCGCTGCGGGTGGAGCAGCGGGAGGCGGCGGTGTTCGCGCTGGTGCCGGATCTGGACATGGCGGGGGCTCGGGGGGCGGCCATCGCGGCCCGCGAGGCCCTCGCGACCGGCGAGGCCGTGGCAACCGGCGAGGCCGCTACGACCGGCGAGGCCGTCGCCGTCTCGCCTCGGCCAGGCGTGGCACCCGGCCCGGCGTAGCGTCCAGATGCTGCTGGGTGCGATCCGTGCGGTCGCCTCGGGCGGGTGGGGCATCGAATGGCGAAGGGAGTGGAGGGCCTGCTGTCCAGGCGCGACGCCCGCGGCGGGTCCGAGCGCCCGCGGTGGGCCCGAGCGCCCGCGGTGGGCCCGAGCGCCCGTGGTGGGCCCGAGCGCCCGTGGTGGGCCCGAGGAGCTGTGGATGGCTGGGAGCGCTGTCGCGGGAGTGGTAACGGGCGCGGGAGCGGTGGCGGATGCCGGAGCGGTGGCGGATGCCGGAGCGGTGGCGGATGCCGGAGTGGTGGCGGACGCGGGGTGGTGGCGGGCTGGCTGCTGCCGGTCGGGCCTGGCTCGGCGAACGTGCTCCTCGTGACGGCCCTCGACGTGCCGGGGTTGACGATCGCGGGCACCGTACGGGTTCGCGCGCCGCGCGGGCCGTGGCGGAGGGCGACGACGGTCCTCGCCGAGGACCCACGGGTTGACCTCAAGGTTGGTTGAGGTTGAAGACTGAGAGCGACGACGACACAGAATCTGAGGAAAGGTGGTCGTTCTCGGGATGCGTGCGATTCAGGTGGCCTCGTTCGGGGGGCCGGAAGTGCTGGAGCCGGTGGAGGTGCCCGAGCCGCGGGCCGGGGCCGGGCAGGTCGTGGTCGGCATGGCGGTGGCGGACGTGATCTTCCTGGACACGCTGCTGCGCGGCGGGTGGGGCCAGGAGTTCTTCCCGCGGGAGCTGCCGTACGTGCCGGGCGGCGGCGGGGCCGGCGAGGTGGTCGAGGTCGGCGAGGGCGTGGACCCGGCGTGGGTCGGGCGGCGGGTCGTGGTGCGGACCAGCAGCGGGTACGCCGAGCGGGTCGTCGCCGGGGTCGAGGAGGTCACCCCGATCCCGGACGGTCTCGGGTACGAGACGGCGGCGGCGCTCCTCCACGACGGCGCGACCGCGATCATGATGGACCGGCTCGGCGCTCCGGAGAAGGGCGAATGGGTGCTGGTGTCCGCGGCGGCCGGCGGCGCGGGGACGCTGCTGGTGCAGCTCGCCGTCGAGGCGGGCGCGCGGGTGGTGGCGGCGGCCTCCAGCGAGCGCAAGCTGGCGCTGGCCCGGGACCTGGGCGCGGAGGCCGTGGTGGACTACACGCGTCCGGACTGGGTCGGACGCGTGCGTGAGACGACCGGCGGCGGGGCTCAGCTCGTGTACGACGGGGCGGGCGGCGCGCTCGGCTCGGCGGCCGTGGAGGCGGTGGCCGACGGCGGGCGGTTCGTCACGTACGGGACGAGTGACGGGTTCGCCGCGCCCGACCAGGAGGCGGCGGAGCGGCGCGGCGTCCGGCTGGTCTTCCCGCTGCTGGACGGCCCGCCCAAGCCGGACGCCGTGCGGGAGGTGCTGGAGGAGGCGCTGCGGCGGGGCGCCGAGGGGCGGCTGCGGCCGGTGATCGGGGCGACGTACCCGCTGGAGCGGGCGGCCGACGCGCATCTCGCGCTGGCCGCCCGCGCCACGGTGGGCAAGTCGCTCCTGGTGATCTAGCGGCCGATCCGGCCGACGCCGGCGCCCGCCTGGACCTTCGCGGGGACGGTGGCGGGGTCGTCGAGCGTGTAGGCGTAGTAGGCGCCCGATTCCTGGACGGCGCCGCTGCAGTCGGGCGTGCCCGACTCGTCCGCGAAGACGTTGTTGCGGGCCGCGCAGCGTGCGGCGGGCCCGGTGTAGTGGTCGGAGACCGGCTCGCCGAAGCGCACGCGCGGGTTGCGCTGCGGGGTGCGGTCGAACCAGTCGTGGTGGTGGGTGACCTTCAGGCGGGCGACGGCGTCCTGGGCGGCGTTGGAGTCGTCGTGGCCGAGCAGCATGTTCTTGGTGTGGTCGTGGGTGTGGTTCCAGGAGACGGTCACGTACGGGGAGCCGCCTGAGGTCAGGTTACGGACGATGACGTTGTGGACGGCGTTCGCGGGGGGCGCGGTGTCCACCTCGGCGGTCGGGCCGCCCGCGCCGCCCGTGGTGCCGTTCTGCCCCCAGGCGTTCACGGCGGCGAAGCCGGTGGGGGCGCCGGCGGCGTCGCTGGGCAGGCAGCCGGGATCCGGCCGTGGTGTTGCGCGTGGCGCATCAACGGGTTCGGTGTGCAGTTGCGTCGCAGGCCGAAGTGATCGCGGCACCTGCTCGTGCAAGCGGTTGCAGGGCACGTTTTGCACCCGGCGCGAAGGGAAGTCAGGTCCGGGATCTGGGGAGCTGGCTTGACGGTGACGGCCTGGGCGGCGGTGGCCGCCTTCCTGACGGCGTACACGCTGATCGCCACCGAGAAGGTGCACCGGGTGGCGGCGGCGCTCGGCGGGGCCGCGGTCATGTTGCTGGTCCACGCCACCGACGCGGGCGCGGCCTTCTTCTCGGCGGCGGCCGGGATCGACTGGAACGTCATCTTCCTGCTGCTCGGCATGATGATCATCGTCGGGGTGCTCAGGCGGACCGGCGTCTTCGAGTTCCTCGCGATCTGGGCCGCCAAGCGGGCGCGCGGCCGGCCGTTCCGGCTCATGGCGCTGCTCATCCTCATCACCGCCGGCGCGTCGGCGCTGCTCGACAACGTCACGACGGTGCTGCTCGTCGCGCCGGTCACGTTCCTGGTGTGCGAGCGGCTGGCGCTGCCGGTGGCGCCGTTCCTCATCGTGGAGGCCATGGCCTCGAACATCGGCGGCACCGCCACGCTCATCGGCGACCCGCCGAACATCATCATCGCCGGCCGCGGCGGGCTGGGCTTCAACGACTTCCTCGCCCACCTGACGCCGCTGATCGTGGTGCTGGTGTGCGCGTTCGCCGCGTTGTGCCGGTGGCTGTTCCGCGACGTCCTCCGCCACGACCCCGGCCGTGCCGCCGAGATCATGACGCTGGACGAGCGGGAGGCCATCGCCGACCGCCGGCTGCTGCGGCAGTCGCTCGCGGTGCTGGCGCTGGTGCTGGCGGCGTTCGTGCTGCATCCGGTGCTGCACTACGAGCCGTCCGTGGTGGCGCTGCTCGGCGCCGGGGTGCTGGTGGCGGCGACCCGGGTGACCACCGAGGAGGCGCTGCGCGAGGTGGAGTGGCCGACGCTGGTCTTCTTCGCCGGGCTGTTCGTGATGGTCGGGGCGCTGGTGGAGACCGGGGTGATCCGGCGGCTGTCCGAGGCCGCGGCGTCGGCCACCGGCGGCCGGCTCGCGGTGACCACGATGGTGCTGCTCTGGGCCTCGACGGGGCTGTCGGCGGTCGTGGACAACATCCCGTACGTGGCCGCCATGAGCCCCGTCGTGGCCGACCTGGTCCAGGCCAACGGCGGCCCAGGACCGGCGCGGGTGCTCTGGTGGGCCCTCGCGCTCGGGGCCGACCTGGGCGGCAACGCCACGGCCGTCGGGGCGGCGGCCAACGTCGTCGTCATCGGCATCGCCGCCCGCAACGGCACGCCGATCGGCTTCTGGCGGTTCACCAGGTACGGCCTCGTGGTGACGCTGGTGACCGTGGCGTTGTCGGTGCCGTACCTGTGGCTGCGCTACCTGCTCACCTGAGCGGCAGCGGCGGCTCCGCGCCCGCGCGCGGCCCGCGGATGCGGCGCTCCGACTCGTCGATGCGGACGTCGTCGATGCTGGCCTCGCGCCGCCGCATCAGCCCGTCGGCGTCGAACTCCCACTGCTCGTTGCCGTAGCTGCGCCACCACTGGCCGTCGGCGTCGCGGCACTCGTACTGGAAGCGCACGGCGATGCGGTCGCCGAGCACCGCCCACAGCTCCTTGCGCAGCGCGTAGTCCAGCTCCCTGTCCCACTTGCGGCGGAGGAACGCGCGGATCTCGTCGCGGCCGCGCAGGAACTCGCCGCGGTTGCGCCACACGGAGTCCTCGGTGTACGCGAGCGCGACGCGGTCGGGGTCGCGGGTGTTCCAGGCGTCCTCGGCGGCCTGGACCTTGATCCGGGCGGTCTCCTCGGTGAACGGCGGGACGGGCGGGCGGGTCATCGGGCCTCCTGCGGACGAGCGGAGAACGAGCGTTCTCCCGTAGCCTAGAGAACGCTCGTTCTCCAACGCAAGGAGGGGTCATGGAACACGCCGAGCGGGTCCTCGCCGCGGCCGCCGAGCTGTTCTACCGGCGCGGCGTCCGCGCGGTCGGCATGGACGAGGTCCGCGCCGCCTCCGGCGTGTCGCTCAAGCGGCTCTACCAGTGCTACCCGTCGAAGGAGGCGCTGGTGGTGGCGTACCTGGAGCGGCGGGACGAGCGCTGGATGTCCTCGCTGACCGGCTACGTCGCCGCCCGCCCCGACAAGATCCCCGCCGTGTTCGACTGGCTGGAGCGGTGGTTCGGCGAGGACGGCTTCCGCGGCTGCGGCTTCGTCAACGCCTACGGCGAGCTCGGCGCCGAGTCCGCGGCCGTCCGCGACGCCGTCCGCCGGCACAAGCGGCGGCTGCGCGACTACCTGCGCGGCCTGGCCGCCGAGGCCGGCGCGGCGGACCCCGACCTGCGCGCCGAGCAGCTGCTCGTGCTGATCGACGGGGCCACCGCCGTCGCCATGGTCGAGACCCCGGAGCGGGCCGCGGCGGCGGCGCGGGCCGCCGCCGCGCTCACAGCACCTTGTCCAGCGTGATCGGCAGGTCGAGGACCCGCTTGCCGGTGGCGTGCCGCACGGCGTTCGCGACCGCCGCGGCCACCCCGGCGATGCTCACCTCGCCGATGCCGACCAGGCCGAGCGGCATCCTCGGGTCCGGCTCGTCCAGGTAGTGCACGTCGATGCGGGGCACGTCGGCGTGCACGGGGACGTGGTAGTCGGCGAGGCCCGGGTTCACGATCCGCCCGGTACGCGGATCGACCAGCGTCTCCTCCGCCAGCGCCATGCCGAGCCCCATCACGATCCCGCCCCTGAGCTGGCTCGCCGCCGTCTTGGCGTTGATCACCCGGCCGACGTCGAAGACGCCGAGCCAGCGCGAGACCCGCACCTCGCCGGTGTCGGCGTCCACCCGCACCTCGCAGAAGTGCGCGCCGCACGCCGCCTTCACCCACCGCCTGCGCTCCAGCAGGGTCCGCGCGAGCAGGACCGGCATGTTGGCCTTGACCTCGGCCGTCACGTGCTCGCGGCCGGCCCGCGCGAGGATCGCGGCGTACGTCTCCCCCGCCGCGCCGTGGAACAGCCCGCCGTCGCGGGCCACCACCCGGGAGATCCGCTGCCCGCGCAGCGGCGAGCCGGGGGCGCGCCTGGCCAGGGCGAGCACCGAACGCTTCAGCTTGTCGCAGGCGGCCAGCACGGCGGCGGCGACGCTCGCGGTCTGCATCGAGCCGCCCGCGCCGGGGCTGTCGGGCAGGTCGGAGTCGCCGTACTCGACGCGTACCGACGACAGCGGCACGCCCAGCTCGTCGGCGGCGATCTGGGCCTGCACGGTCGTCGCGCCCATGCCCATCTCCTGCATGCCGCAGCGCACCACGACCCGGCCGGCCGCGTCGAGCCGCACGGTGGCGCTCGCGGCCAGCACCATCGACGGGTGGTAGGCCGTCGCGACCCCCATGCCGACCAGCCACCGGCCGTCCCGCATGGCCCCGGCGCGCGGCTCGCGCCCGCTCCAGCCGAACCGCTCGGCCCCGAGCGCGTACGCCTCCCGCACCAGCCGCCGGGTGAACCGCTTGCCGTCCACCGGGTCGCGCTCGGGCTCGTTGCGCATTCGCAGCTCGATCGGGTCGAGGCCGAGCTGCCAGGCCAGCTCGTCCACGGCGGACTCCAGCGCGAACGTGCCGATGGCCTCGCCGGGGGCGCGCATGGCGGTGTTGGACACCAGGTCGAGCTGGACGAGGTGCTGGCGCAGGTGGATGTTCGGGGCGGCGTACAGGTGCCGGGTGGCGGAGGTGATCGGCTCCGGCATGCCGCCGACCCGTCCGGTCCTGGAGACGCTGGTGTGCACGATCGCCGTGAGGCGGCCGTCCGCGTCCGCGCCGAGCGCGACCCGCTGCGTGCTCGGGGTGCGCCCGCCGACCGTCCGGTAGACGGCGGCCCGGCTGAGCGCCAGCCGCACCGGGCGGCCGACGGCCCGCGCGGCCAGCACCGCGAGCAGGGTTCCCGCCCACACCATCGCCTTGCCGCCGAACCCGCCGCCGACGTACGGCGACAACACCCGCACGTTCCGCTCGGGCACCTCGAACCGCTGCGCGAGGTGCTTGCGCAGCCACGCGATGTTCTGCGTGCTCTCGTGCACGGTCAGCCGGTCGCCGTCCCAGACGGCGGTGGTGGCGTGCGGCTCGATGGCGTTGTGGTGGTACGGCGGCGTGGTGAACCGCAGGTCCACCTTGACCGGGGCGGCCGCCAGCGCCGCCAGGGCGTCGCCCTTGTCGGCCGTGGCCTCCTGGAGCAGGTTGCCCTTCTGCGGCACCGCGTTCGGCTCCTCGGCGGCGAAGTCCACCACGGCGGGCAGCTCCTGGTACGCGGGCCGCACCAGCGTCGCCGCGTACCCGGCGGCCTGCGGCGTCTCGGCGACCACGACCGCGACCGGCTGGCCGTTCCAGTGCACCTCGTCGGTGGCCAGGTAGTTGACGGACGTGGCCGAGACGAACGTGCTGAGGTCGAGCGGGGTGAACGCGCGCGGCGGCTTCATGGGCGCGGCGTTCTCGTGGGTGAGCACCTCGATCACGCCGGGGACCGCCCTGGCCGCCGCCGTGTCGATCGCGGTGATCCGGCCGCGCGCGATCGCGGCGGGCACGAGGGCGGCGTGCGCCAGGCCGGGGTAGGGGTGCTCGGCGGCGAAGCGGGCCTCGCCGGTGACCTTGGCCCGGCCGTCGCGGCGGTCGACGGGCTGCCCGACGTACTTCTCGGCGCCGGTCGTCCGTTCGGCGGTGGTGGTCATGCCGTCTCCTCCATCAGGTCGCGCAGCGTGGCCGTGATCGTGGCGCGGGCCAGGCGGGACTTGAACGCGTTGCCGGGAAGGACGGCGGCGGGCGCCAGCTCGGCCTCGGCCGCCCGCCGGAACGCCTCCTCGCCGGCCGGCCCGCCGAGCAGCAGCCGCTCGGCCTCCCTGGCCCGCCACGGCACGGTCGCCACGCCGCCGAGCGCCAGCCGGACCCCGGTCACCGTCCCGTCCCGCACCTCCAGCGCGGCGGCGACGGAGACCAGCGCGAACGCGTACGACGCCCGGTCGCGGACCTTGCGGTAACGGGAGGGCGCGGGCGGGGGCGGCAGCTCGACCGCCGTGATCAGCTCGTCGGCGGCCAGCACGGTCTCCACGTGCGGCGTGTCGCCGGGCGGCAGGTGGAACTCGGTGAACGGGATCCGCCGCACGCCGCGCACGCTGCGGGCCTCCACGACGGCGTCGAGGGCGGCCAGCGCGACGCACAGGTCGGACGGGTGCGTGGCGATGCAGCTCCCGCTCACGCCGAGGATGGCGTGCGAGCGGTTGAAGCCGCCGAAGGCGTCGCAGCCGGCACCCGGCTCGCGCTTGTTGCAGGCCGCCTCGCGGTCGTAGAAGTAGGGGCACCGGGTGCGCTGGAGCAGGTTGCCGCCCACGGTCGCCATGTTGCGGAGCTGCGCCGAGGCCCCGGCCAGGATCGCCTCGGCCAGCACCGGGTAGCGGGCCGCCACCCGCCGGTCGGCGGCGAGCGCGCTGTTGCGCACCAGCGCGCCGACGCGGAGGCCGCCGCCGGGCAGGTCGTGCACCTCGTCGAGGGGCAGCGCGGCGAGGTCCACGACGGTGTCGGGGCGCTCGATGCCCTCGCGCATGAGGTCGACCAGGTTGGTGCCGCCGCCGAGGAACTTCACGCCGGGGCCGCCGGCGACGGCGCGCACGGCCTCGTCGACGTCGGCGGGCTTCAGGTAGGCGAAGGGCTTCACGACCGGGCCACCTCGGTGATCGCGGCGACGATGCCGTTGTAGGCGCCGCAGCGGCACAGGTTGCCGCTCATCCGCTCCCTGATCGCGGCCTCGTCCAGGGTGGCGGGGTCGTCCTGCTCGGCCAGCAGGCCGATGGCCGAGCAGATCTGGCCCGGCGTGCAGTAGCCGCACTGAAGGCCGTCGTGGCGGACGAACGCCTCCTGGAGGGGGTGCGGGGTCACCCCCTCGACGGTGGTGATCTCCTTGCCGGCGTACTGGACGGCCAGCGCGAGGCAGGAGTTGATCCGCATCCCGTCGGCGAGGACCGTGCACGCGCCGCACGCGCCCTGGTCGCAGCCCTTCTTCACGCCGGTCAGGCCCAGCCGGTCGCGCAGCAGGTCCGCCAGGCTCACCCAGGGCTCGACGTCGAGTTTCTCGTCGGAGCCGTTCACCCGCATCCGTATCTCGGTCACGGTCCGGACGCTAACAGAACGGCGTCCGCTTAACAAGAGAACGCTGTTCTTTTAACCTCGGGCGAGTCGCGCCGTATGCTGGCACCGACATGACACGATCGGCTTTCCTCCGGGCCCGCCGGCCCGAGCACAAGGAGCAGCGACGCCAGGCCATCCTCGACGCCGCCCGCGAGCTCGCCGCCGCCTCCGGCGTGCGCAACGTCAGCCTGGGCGCGGTGGCGGAAGCGGTCGGCCTGGCGAAGTCCAACATCGTGCGCTATTTCGGCACCCGGGAGGAGATCTACCTCCAGTTGCTCACCGAGGAGTGGCACGCGTGGGCGGCGGCCGTCGCCGACCGCCTGCTCCCCGGCCCCCGCCCTGACGCGGCGGAGGCCGTGACGGCTCTCGCGGAGACGCTGGTGGCGCGCCCGCTCTTCTGCGACCTGCTCAGCCACAACTCCACCACCCTGGAGCACAACGTCTCCGTCCCGGCCGCGCACGCCTTCAAGCGCACGGTGGTCGGGCTGATCGCCGAGCTGGGCGCGCGCGTCGCGCCGGCGGCCGGGCTGACGCCCACCGAGGCCGCCGAGCTGGTGGGCGCCGCCGCCGGTCTCGCCGGGATGCTCTACCCGGCCGCCAACCCCTCCCCCACTCTCGCCCAGGTCTACGCGCAGGACCCCGAGCTGGCCGCCACGTGCCCGCCCTTCCTGCCCACGCTCGTCCGCGCGCTGCGGGCGCTCGCCGCCGGGCTGCCCACGCTGCGCTGAAAGTTTCAGCGGCGTCCAGCGCATTCGCCGGCTTCTCCGCAGATTGCTGTACATGCGGGCGGTTTGCCCCCACCGTGTTTGCCTAACCGGTTAACACTGGAGAAGGGACCCTCATGAGCAGACCCCTCGGGCTCGTGGCTGCGGCGCTCCTGTCGCTCCTCGTCTCGATGCTCGCCGTCCCGGCCCCCGCGCACGCCGCGGTCGGGCTGCGGGTCAGCGGCACCAAGATCGTGGAAGCCAACGGGAACGCGTTCGTGATGCGCGGCGTCAGCCACGCCCATACCTGGTACGCCAGCCAGACGAGCTCCTTCGCCAACATCAAGGCGCTGAAGGCCAACACCGTGCGCGTGGTGCTGAGCGGCGGCCGGTGGACGCCGAACTCCACCTCCGACGTGGCCAACGTCGTCGCGCTCTGCAAGCAGAACCGGTTAATATGCGTGCTCGAAAACCACGACACCACCGGGTACGGCGAGCAGAGCGGCGCGTACACGCTCGACCAGGCCGTCACGTACTGGAACAGCGTGAAGAGCGCGCTCACCGGCACCGAGGACTTCATCGTCATCAACATCGGCAACGAGCCCTACGGCAACAACAACGTCTCCGCCTGGACCAGCGCCACCACCTCGGCCATCACCCGCATGCGCGGACTCGGCTTCCAGCACCTGCTCATGGTCGACGCGCCCAACTGGGGCCAGGACTGGCAGTTCACCATGCGCGACAACGCCGCCGCGGTCGCCGCCGCCGACACCCAGCACAACACCGTGTTCTCCATCCACATGTACGGCGTCTTCGACACGGCCGCCGAGATCAACGCCTACCTGGACGCCTTCAAGAACGCCGGGCTGCCGCTGGTCATCGGCGAGTTCGGGTTCAACCACTCCGACGGCGACCCCGACGAGGACACGATCATGGCCCAGGCGCAGCAGCGCGGCGTCGGCTACATCGGCTGGTCGTGGAGCGGCAACGGCGGCGGCGTCGAATACCTCGACATGGTCACCAACTTCGACCCGAACGCCCTCACCTCCTGGGGCCAGCGCATCTTCAACGGCGCCAACGGCATCGCCGCCACCTCGCGCGAGGCCACGTTCTTCAGCGGCGGCAGCCCCGACGTGACCCCGCCGACCACGCCCGGCACGCCGTCGGCCGCGAACATCACCGCCTCCGGCGCCACCCTCACCTGGACGGCCTCCACCGACACCGGCGGCTCCGGCGTCGCGGCCTACGACGTCTACCGCGAGCAGGGCGCCACCGACCCGCTGCTCGGCACGACCGCGACCAACTCCATCACCCTGACCGGGCTGACGGCCAACACCCAGTACCAGGTGTACGTACGCGCCCGCGACGTCGCCGGCAACCCCTCGCTCAACTCCGCGGCGACCACGTTCACCACCCTGAGCGGCGGCGGGAACCCGGGCGGCGGCTGCACGGCGGCCGGCACCGTCCAGAGCCAGTGGGGCGGCGGCTACGTCGTGCAGCCCGTCACCGTCACCAACACCGGCACCTCCGCCACCACCGGCTGGACCGTCACCTTCACCCTGCCCGCCGGCCACACCCTCGCCGGCTCGTGGAACGCCACGGTGAGCGTCAGCGGCCAGACCGTCACGGCCAAGAACGCCGGCTACAACGGGACGCTGGCGCCGAACGCCTCCACCAGCTTCGGCTACCAGGTCAGCCGGCCGTCCGGCAACACGTCCACCGTCTCCTCCTACACCTGCGCCACCTCCTGACCCGTCCCGTGCGAGTGGCCCTCCCCTTTCGAGGGAGCGGGAGGGCTCCTCGAACGGACGTCCCTTTCCGCCTCCGAGGGCGGGGGCTCCTTTGAGGGGGTCGGCGTCCCTGCGGGGGCTGGCGTCTCAGGGAGACGGGCGTCCCTGCGAGGCGGGTCTCCCTGAGAGACGGGCGTCGCGGTGGGGTGGGCGTCCCGGCACGTCGTCGCCAGGGGTGGCGAGGTGGGCGAAGGCGATCGCGGTGGGGAGGGGGTCGGGGGGAAGGGTGAGGAGGACGGTGCGGGCGGCGGCGGGGTCGAGCGGTACCGCGTGCACGCCCGTCACCTGGGCGGGCAGCGACAGCTCGGGGACGACGCTCACCCCCAGCCCTTCGGCGACCATGGCGAGGATGGTGCCGGTCTCGCGCACCCGGTAGTGGCACTTCAGCGAGGCCCCGGCCGCCTCCGCGAGCGCCGTGATCAGCGGTTCGCACCCGCCGCTCGACATGATGAACGGGTGCCGCGCCAGCTCCTCCACCGGCACCGACACGCGGACGCCGAGCGGGTGCCCGCTGGGCAGCACGGCCAGCATCCGGTCGGCGGCGAGGGTCCGCGCGGTGAGCCCGGCGAGGGGCGGCCCGGCGGCCAGGACGGCGACGTCGGCCGCGCCGGTCTCCAGCCACTCCAGCACCTCGCCGTCCGACCCCTCCATGACGGCCTGCCGCACCCGCGG encodes:
- a CDS encoding FAD binding domain-containing protein, with the protein product MKPFAYLKPADVDEAVRAVAGGPGVKFLGGGTNLVDLMREGIERPDTVVDLAALPLDEVHDLPGGGLRVGALVRNSALAADRRVAARYPVLAEAILAGASAQLRNMATVGGNLLQRTRCPYFYDREAACNKREPGAGCDAFGGFNRSHAILGVSGSCIATHPSDLCVALAALDAVVEARSVRGVRRIPFTEFHLPPGDTPHVETVLAADELITAVELPPPPAPSRYRKVRDRASYAFALVSVAAALEVRDGTVTGVRLALGGVATVPWRAREAERLLLGGPAGEEAFRRAAEAELAPAAVLPGNAFKSRLARATITATLRDLMEETA
- a CDS encoding (2Fe-2S)-binding protein, whose translation is MRVNGSDEKLDVEPWVSLADLLRDRLGLTGVKKGCDQGACGACTVLADGMRINSCLALAVQYAGKEITTVEGVTPHPLQEAFVRHDGLQCGYCTPGQICSAIGLLAEQDDPATLDEAAIRERMSGNLCRCGAYNGIVAAITEVARS
- a CDS encoding TetR/AcrR family transcriptional regulator — its product is MTRSAFLRARRPEHKEQRRQAILDAARELAAASGVRNVSLGAVAEAVGLAKSNIVRYFGTREEIYLQLLTEEWHAWAAAVADRLLPGPRPDAAEAVTALAETLVARPLFCDLLSHNSTTLEHNVSVPAAHAFKRTVVGLIAELGARVAPAAGLTPTEAAELVGAAAGLAGMLYPAANPSPTLAQVYAQDPELAATCPPFLPTLVRALRALAAGLPTLR
- a CDS encoding cellulase family glycosylhydrolase, translated to MSRPLGLVAAALLSLLVSMLAVPAPAHAAVGLRVSGTKIVEANGNAFVMRGVSHAHTWYASQTSSFANIKALKANTVRVVLSGGRWTPNSTSDVANVVALCKQNRLICVLENHDTTGYGEQSGAYTLDQAVTYWNSVKSALTGTEDFIVINIGNEPYGNNNVSAWTSATTSAITRMRGLGFQHLLMVDAPNWGQDWQFTMRDNAAAVAAADTQHNTVFSIHMYGVFDTAAEINAYLDAFKNAGLPLVIGEFGFNHSDGDPDEDTIMAQAQQRGVGYIGWSWSGNGGGVEYLDMVTNFDPNALTSWGQRIFNGANGIAATSREATFFSGGSPDVTPPTTPGTPSAANITASGATLTWTASTDTGGSGVAAYDVYREQGATDPLLGTTATNSITLTGLTANTQYQVYVRARDVAGNPSLNSAATTFTTLSGGGNPGGGCTAAGTVQSQWGGGYVVQPVTVTNTGTSATTGWTVTFTLPAGHTLAGSWNATVSVSGQTVTAKNAGYNGTLAPNASTSFGYQVSRPSGNTSTVSSYTCATS